A window of Acidobacteriota bacterium contains these coding sequences:
- a CDS encoding cyclic peptide export ABC transporter encodes MSLFAVVRRHSNKKLMTLAIVFGLISGGLSTALLISINEYLFSFDELDRGYLVWVFWGLLPLVAIARFFSSFTLVDLSVRMAYDLQLELSRRILGAPLRGLEKLGTHRLWVALTDDIHSVSDALMTIPMFFINVAVVVGGIAYLGYLSPVLLVVVLVFLLLAAVTYVMPMQAGVRRQDAAREVQDELYGHFRGVTQGVKELKMRAQRRSAFLKDLSHDADTFRGLRVGSMRIFIAAANWGNLLFFILVGLLMFYLPQRSETVDLDVIAGSVMVLLYILTPVQMILDDFPMLTRADVALKKIDRLGISLAKDPEELAVDGRAQKPGWTSLELKDVSHTYHHDSDDSEFQVGPLSLTFQPGELVFLVGGNGSGKTSLAKLIMGLYPPEEGTIFFDGEEITDANRARYRQNFSVVFSDFFLFDSLLGSDDATDLDGQAREHLEKLRLQHKVRIEDGRFSTVELSQGQRKRLALVAAYLEDAPIFLFDEWAADQDPEFKDFFYRVLLPELRARGKLVLVISHDDKYYEGGDRLIRLDYGQLAYDRPAA; translated from the coding sequence ATGAGTCTTTTCGCCGTCGTTCGACGTCATTCCAATAAGAAGCTGATGACCCTGGCCATCGTCTTCGGTCTGATCAGCGGCGGTCTCAGCACCGCTCTGCTGATCAGCATCAACGAGTATCTCTTCAGCTTCGATGAGCTGGACCGGGGCTATCTGGTGTGGGTCTTCTGGGGCCTGCTGCCGCTGGTGGCCATCGCCCGCTTCTTCTCCTCCTTCACCCTGGTGGACCTCTCGGTGCGCATGGCCTACGACCTGCAGCTGGAGCTCAGCCGGCGGATCCTCGGAGCGCCGCTCCGGGGCCTGGAGAAGCTCGGCACCCACCGCCTGTGGGTCGCCCTCACCGACGACATCCACTCGGTGAGCGACGCCCTCATGACCATCCCCATGTTCTTCATCAACGTGGCGGTGGTGGTGGGCGGTATCGCCTATCTGGGTTATCTCTCGCCGGTGCTCTTGGTGGTGGTGCTGGTCTTCCTGCTCCTGGCGGCGGTGACCTACGTCATGCCCATGCAGGCCGGCGTGCGGCGCCAGGACGCCGCCCGTGAGGTGCAGGACGAGCTCTACGGCCACTTCCGCGGCGTCACCCAGGGGGTCAAGGAGCTCAAAATGCGCGCCCAGCGGCGCTCCGCCTTCCTCAAGGATCTCAGCCACGACGCCGATACCTTCCGCGGCCTGCGGGTCGGGTCCATGCGCATCTTCATCGCCGCCGCCAACTGGGGCAATTTGCTCTTCTTCATCCTGGTGGGGCTGCTGATGTTCTACCTGCCCCAGCGCTCGGAGACCGTCGACCTGGACGTCATCGCCGGCTCGGTGATGGTGCTGCTCTACATCCTCACCCCGGTGCAGATGATCCTCGACGATTTCCCCATGCTCACCCGCGCCGACGTGGCGCTGAAGAAGATCGACCGCCTGGGGATCTCCCTGGCCAAGGATCCGGAGGAGCTGGCGGTGGACGGCCGGGCGCAGAAGCCGGGCTGGACCAGCCTGGAGCTGAAAGACGTCAGCCACACCTACCACCACGACAGCGACGATTCGGAGTTCCAGGTCGGACCCTTGTCCCTGACCTTCCAACCCGGTGAGCTGGTCTTCCTGGTGGGCGGCAACGGCAGCGGCAAGACCTCTCTGGCGAAGCTCATCATGGGCCTCTATCCGCCGGAGGAGGGCACCATCTTCTTCGACGGCGAAGAGATCACCGACGCGAACCGCGCCCGCTACCGGCAGAATTTCTCCGTCGTCTTCTCCGACTTCTTCCTCTTCGACAGCCTGCTGGGCTCCGACGACGCTACGGACCTAGATGGCCAGGCCCGGGAGCATCTGGAAAAGCTGCGCCTGCAGCACAAGGTGCGCATCGAGGACGGCCGGTTCTCCACCGTCGAGCTCTCCCAGGGCCAGCGCAAGCGCCTGGCCCTGGTGGCTGCCTACCTCGAGGACGCCCCCATCTTCCTCTTCGACGAGTGGGCGGCGGATCAGGATCCGGAGTTCAAGGACTTCTTCTACCGCGTGCTCTTGCCGGAGCTGCGGGCCCGCGGCAAACTGGTGCTGGTGATCAGCCACGACGACAAATACTACGAGGGTGGCGACCGCTTGATCCGCCTGGACTACGGCCAGCTGGCCTACGACCGGCCGGCGGCCTGA